In a single window of the Methylorubrum extorquens genome:
- a CDS encoding IS701-like element ISMch7 family transposase: MPSASLEPTLELWSTTLRQTKQRIRPLFAAPSVAASANAFLDGLLGGERRKTGWMRAEAAGDPGPWRQQAILGRTHWDAEALRDVVRDVVVETLASPDAVLVIDETGFLKQGKASCGVGRQYTGSAGKITNCQIGVFASYVSDQGHAFIDRRLYLPKAWTEDPARLRAAHVPEAVAFATKPRLALAMIERAVRAEVPFAWVAADSIYGVGEIELALRRAYKGYVLGVTGQHRFWSWDANLDLAGTAEDIAKGIPDQDWLRLSAGAGTKGARLFDWAYLPLATLRADALDAALDQSLWTRGLLVRRSLSDGALAYFTTWCPAGTPVEKLVMVEGRRWAIEDAFETAKTELGLAHNESRSWHGWHRHVSLVMLAFAMLARVRRLANGPPPKTTLIAKLAGAVVHSGDPARGDAAGATAH, translated from the coding sequence ATGCCCTCAGCCTCGCTCGAGCCCACGCTTGAACTCTGGTCGACGACCCTGCGGCAGACCAAGCAGCGCATCCGCCCGCTGTTTGCCGCCCCGAGTGTCGCCGCCTCGGCCAACGCCTTCCTGGACGGACTGCTCGGCGGTGAGCGGCGCAAGACCGGCTGGATGCGCGCCGAAGCTGCCGGTGACCCGGGTCCCTGGCGTCAGCAGGCCATCCTCGGTCGCACACACTGGGATGCAGAGGCGCTGCGCGACGTGGTGCGCGACGTCGTCGTCGAGACGCTCGCTTCACCGGATGCGGTTCTCGTGATCGACGAGACTGGCTTTCTCAAACAGGGCAAAGCCTCGTGCGGGGTGGGCCGGCAGTACACGGGCTCGGCCGGCAAGATCACCAACTGCCAGATCGGAGTGTTTGCCTCCTACGTCTCGGATCAGGGCCATGCCTTCATCGATCGCCGGCTGTACCTACCCAAGGCTTGGACTGAGGATCCAGCCCGGCTGCGAGCCGCGCATGTGCCCGAGGCTGTCGCGTTCGCCACCAAGCCGAGATTGGCGCTCGCTATGATCGAGCGGGCCGTCCGGGCAGAGGTGCCGTTCGCGTGGGTAGCGGCCGACAGCATCTACGGCGTGGGCGAGATCGAACTGGCGCTGCGGCGGGCCTACAAGGGCTACGTGCTCGGCGTCACCGGTCAGCATCGGTTCTGGTCCTGGGACGCAAATCTCGACCTTGCGGGCACCGCCGAGGACATCGCCAAGGGTATCCCCGACCAAGACTGGCTGCGCCTCTCGGCCGGAGCGGGCACCAAGGGAGCGCGGCTGTTCGACTGGGCCTATCTACCGCTGGCCACACTCCGGGCTGACGCGCTCGACGCCGCGCTCGATCAGAGCTTGTGGACGCGCGGCCTGCTGGTGCGGCGCAGCCTGTCGGATGGGGCGCTGGCGTACTTCACGACTTGGTGCCCGGCCGGTACCCCGGTCGAGAAGCTGGTGATGGTAGAGGGCCGCCGCTGGGCGATCGAGGACGCGTTCGAGACCGCCAAGACGGAACTCGGGCTGGCCCACAACGAGAGCCGTTCGTGGCACGGCTGGCACCGGCACGTCAGCCTGGTGATGCTGGCCTTCGCGATGCTGGCGCGGGTGCGCCGGCTGGCCAACGGGCCACCCCCAAAAACGACGCTCATCGCCAAGCTCGCAGGTGCCGTGGTCCATTCAGGAGATCCGG